A single Ziziphus jujuba cultivar Dongzao chromosome 11, ASM3175591v1 DNA region contains:
- the LOC107433610 gene encoding nuclear transcription factor Y subunit A-10: MVTMAMQTIFFKEHEGLVPNTIGQLSSVPSAPWWSTFGSPSIYGESCGQLKQLSMEPPGSGDQLSATKQAGRGTELGPDKGNTNQFTIFPGDGQKHQATISLQTSLPEYNARFELGFGQPMICTKYPYVDQRYGVFSYGPQISGRIMLPLNLTTDDGPIYVNAKQYHGIIRRRQSRAKAAVLENRLPRTRKAYMHESRHLHALRRPRGCGGRFLNTKNLDNVKGGTEAKKVGDGQLSQPSGSQSSEVLQSDSGTLNSSKEINGSGSNISGSEVTSMYSRGDLGHLPISHLGRAIHSLSDMMDSNRGIVMPTKWIAAGDTCCNLKV; the protein is encoded by the exons ATGGTAACAATGGCTATGCAAACTATATTTTTCAAAGAACATGAAGGACTTGTCCCTAATACCATAGGGCAATTGTCATCAGTACCATCTGCACCTTGGTGGAGCACATTTGGATCACCATCAATTTATGGAGAATCTTGTGGCCAATTGAAGCAATTATCCATGGAACCTCCTGGTAGCGGAGACCAACTCAGTGCCACTAAACAGGCCGGAAGGGGCACTGAACTGGGACCAGATAAAGGGAATACAAATCAATTCACTATCTTTCCTG GGGATGGGCAAAAACATCAAGCGACTATCTCTCTTCAGACATCTCTGCCAGAGTATAATGCTCGTTTTGAGCTTGGATTTGGTCAGCCTATG ATTTGTACAAAATATCCATATGTGGATCAACGCTATGGAGTCTTCTCTTATGGACCTCAAATATCG GGACGCATAATGCTGCCACTGAACTTAACTACAGATGATGGACCCATATATGTGAATGCTAAACAGTACCATGGAATCATCAGGCGTCGACAGTCCCGTGCTAAGGCAGCAGTACTGGAGAATAGGTTGCCTAGAACTCGTAAG GCATATATGCATGAATCACGCCATCTTCATGCACTGCGTCGGCCACGGGGATGTGGCGGCCGTTTCTTGAACACAAAGAATTTGGACAATGTAAAAGGGGGAACTGAAGCGAAGAAAGTTGGGGATGGACAACTGTCTCAGCCCTCGGGTTCACAGAGTTCTGAAGTGCTGCAATCTGACAGCGGAACTCTGAACTCATCAAAGGAAATCAATGGCAGCGGTTCTAACATTTCAGGATCAGAGGTGACTAGCATGTACTCTAGGGGAGATCTCGGTCACCTTCCGATAAGTCATCTTGGGCGGGCGATCCACTCTCTCTCGGATATGATGGACAGCAATCGTGGTATCGTCATGCCCACCAAGTGGATTGCAGCAGGGGATACCTGCTGCAATCTTAAAGTTTGA
- the LOC107433624 gene encoding protein VERNALIZATION 1-like: MRRGKVEVKRIGDTQSRQVAFSKRRKGLFKKAHELSVLCDVDLALVVFSTSGKTYEFSTGNSISKILERHGSKSNSQKIACGNDPKEECADPRNGNSNVQSVKRAFDSLNLEQLNSIDIVQLEQLLNLSLRQVQYSKAQLMMKSMAVLHKKEKRVVEENQMVQNENHIGVHMGNKELNIMAVDSFQTYEDDDDEGFHHAPIQMLGLENEDGGVSYYRGGSLSL; encoded by the exons ATGAGGCGTGGAAAAGTAGAGGTGAAGCGGATCGGCGACACGCAGAGTCGGCAGGTGGCGTTCTCGAAGCGACGCAAAGGATTATTCAAAAAGGCTCACGAGCTCTCCGTTCTGTGCGACGTCGATCTTGCTCTCGTCGTCTTCTCCACCTCTGGCAAAACCTACGAATTCTCTACCGGAAACAG TATAAGCAAGATCCTTGAGCGTCATGGGAGCAAATCGAATTCACAAAAGATTGCTTGTGGAAATGATCCAAAAGAAGAG TGTGCAGATCCTAGGAATGGTAACAGCAATGTGCAGTCAGTTAAAAG AGCGTTTGATAGCCTGAATCTTGAACAGTTGAATTCCATTGACATTGTTCAACTGGAGCAACTACTAAACCTTTCCCTGAGGCAAGTCCAATATTCAAAG GCACAACTGATGATGAAATCAATGGCAGTCCTCCATAAAAAG GAAAAGAGGGTGGTGGAAGAAAATCAGATGGTGCAAAACGAA AATCACATTGGTGTCCATATGGGGAATAAAGAGTTGAACATTATGGCAGTAGATAGCTTCCAAACttatgaagatgatgatgatgagggtTTCCACCATGCTCCAATTCAAATGCTTGGCCTAGAGAATGAAGATGGTGGAGTGAGTTATTACAGGGGAGGCTCTCTGTCTCTTTAA
- the LOC112489112 gene encoding uncharacterized protein LOC112489112 yields MTRKKVKLVWIGNDSARKASFKKRRTGLLKKVSELTTLCGVSAFVVVYGPDDTEPAVWPSRQVVAQLLARFQSVPEIERCKKMMNQESYLRERAGKMQEQLRKHSRKNKEMEMARIMHQIHKGKQLIEFETIELTGLVWMLEERMKEIRKRVEYFQQGPLSVPGSFLSSDHQNQNQNHQDAGGDADSENIMVGSQQMNGGDYNSSAAAADQGIRTATESLWWENSNGGGGVHISVAPQGYPPNDVGHGVHDQMGSNISPCGNYRVVSAGNYNYNNGNDQMGLPYGYFGEGSNFNNMNAGYDNNNTNVIGLTQMMNFGGISGGNDHQVGNIVLANYGTNINNGGNDQLGFGIQSYVNNNGDNTGGIDMGIGQIPFNNAVNNNIGGSSGFGSDLGLPSGLFCGGTNAGSDAGLPFDIIKNWPASFSP; encoded by the coding sequence ATGACGAGGAAGAAAGTGAAACTTGTATGGATAGGAAACGACAGCGCAAGAAAAGCCAGTTTCaagaaaagaagaacagggttgTTAAAGAAAGTGAGTGAGCTAACCACCCTATGCGGCGTGAGCGCTTTCGTGGTCGTTTATGGGCCCGACGACACCGAACCGGCGGTCTGGCCGTCCCGGCAAGTGGTGGCTCAACTTCTGGCAAGATTCCAGAGCGTACCGGAGATTGAACGGTGCAAGAAGATGATGAATCAAGAGAGCTATCTCCGGGAAAGAGCCGGAAAAATGCAAGAACAGCTCAGGAAACACAGCAGGAAgaacaaggagatggagatggctCGTATCATGCACCAAATCCACAAAGGTAAGCAGCTGATTGAATTCGAAACCATCGAACTGACCGGTTTGGTTTGGATGTTGGAAGAGAGGATGAAGGAGATCAGGAAACGCGTGGAGTATTTCCAGCAGGGCCCACTTTCTGTACCtggttcttttctttcttctgatCATCAGAATCAGAATCAGAATCATCAGGATGCTGGTGGAGATGCAGATTCGGAGAACATCATGGTGGGATCACAACAAATGAACGGTGGAGATTATAACTCTTCTGCTGCTGCAGCAGATCAAGGAATAAGGACAGCTACTGAGTCACTCTGGTGGGAGAACAGCAATGGCGGAGGCGGAGTTCATATATCTGTAGCACCTCAAGGCTATCCTCCTAATGATGTGGGACATGGAGTTCATGATCAAATGGGATCGAATATTAGTCCCTGTGGGAATTATAGGGTAGTTTCTGCTGGtaattataattacaataatggGAATGACCAAATGGGTTTGCCTTATGGATATTTTGGGGAAGGAAGCAATTTTAACAATATGAATGCTGGatatgataacaataataccaaTGTTATAGGTCTAACCCAGATGATGAATTTTGGAGGGATTAGTGGAGGAAATGATCACCAAGTAGGGAATATTGTATTGGCCAACTATGGGACTAATATTAACAATGGTGGGAATGATCAATTGGGGTTTGGAATTCAGTCCTATGTGAATAACAACGGAGACAACACTGGTGGAATTGATATGGGAATTGGGCAGATTCCATTTAATAACGCAGTTAATAATAACATTGGAGGAAGCAGTGGGTTTGGAAGTGATCTTGGATTGCCTTCTGGCTTATTTTGTGGTGGTACCAATGCTGGTAGTGATGCAGGTCTGCCTTTTGATATTATCAAGAATTGGCCAGCTTCTTTCTCTCCTTGA
- the LOC107433602 gene encoding uncharacterized protein LOC107433602 translates to MAVLRVSAAVILLLMTVGSIGAGDTNHVYSPCSDTKVVRFDGFTFGIAFASRNSFFFNTSLQLSPCDHRLSFPSNSQISVFRPKVDEISLLTVNSSSFSPDNAGGYMVAFAGRKYAARSLPAFVANTTYTVTSFTLVLEFKKGRLQNLYWKRDGCSKCSGNTNFFCLNKQDCAIKSSHCKNHGEGGNVDCSLGIQLAFSGTDKHLRALNSWYEVEKLRQYSLYGLYSNLKNSLTSQYDKVF, encoded by the exons ATGGCGGTCCTTAGAGTATCGGCGGCGGTGATCTTGTTGCTGATGACGGTGGGGTCCATCGGAGCAGGCGACACGAACCATGTGTACAGTCCCTGCTCCGACACCAAGGTAGTTAGATTCGACGGTTTCACCTTCGGGATCGCTTTTGCGTCGAGGAATTCGTTCTTTTTCAACACTTCGCTTCAGTTGTCTCCCTGCGATCACCGCCTTAGTTTCCCTTCCAATTCACAGATCTCCGTATTTAGGCCCAAGGTCGACGAGATCTCTCTCCTCACCGTCAACTCCTCATCTTTCTCTCCG GATAATGCTGGTGGGTATATGGTTGCATTTGCTGGGAGAAAGTATGCTGCAAGGTCTCTTCCGGCTTTTGTTGCAAACACTACTTACACTGTAACCAGCTTTACTTTA gtgcTTGAGTTTAAGAAGGGCAGGCTCCAAAACTTGTATTGGAAAAGGGATGGATGTTCTAAATGTTCAGGGAACACAAACTTTTTCTGCCTCAACAAACAGGATTGTGCTATTAAATCATCCCACTGCAAAAACCATGGAGAAGGAGGAAATGTGGATTGCAGCCTTGGAATACAACTAGCATTCTCTGGAACAGATAAGCACCTTAGAGCTCTCAACTCTTGGTATGAGGTGGAGAAGCTTCGCCAGTATTCACTTTACGGTCTTTACTCAAATCTCAAGAACTCTCTCACGAGTCAGTATGACAAGGTTTTCTAA
- the LOC107433623 gene encoding RING-H2 finger protein ATL70, translating to MNTTDSSNGGFLGGNNIGGFGYAVGVSVGILLLITTITLASYFCARNQDPAFSSRHRNTREHRHNRPPDLPNFVVDVGLEEETILNYPKMLYSEAKLQKKDSTATCCSICLADYKATDMLRLLPDCGHLFHLRCVDPWLRLHPTCPVCRTSPIPTPLSTPLAEVVPLASRRD from the coding sequence ATGAACACCACAGACAGCAGCAATGGCGGTTTTCTTGGCGGTAACAACATTGGAGGCTTTGGCTATGCCGTCGGAGTTTCTGTTGGAATTCTCCTCCTCATCACTACTATAACTCTTGCTTCTTACTTCTGTGCCAGGAATCAAGACCCTGCTTTCTCTTCGAGACACAGGAATACCCGTGAGCATCGTCATAATCGGCCGCCTGACTTGCCGAATTTCGTAGTAGATGTTGGACTCGAGGAGGAAACCATATTAAACTATCCCAAGATGCTCTACTCTGAGGCCAAGCTCCAAAAGAAAGACTCCACGGCCACCTGCTGTTCCATATGTTTGGCGGATTACAAGGCCACCGATATGCTTAGGCTTCTGCCTGATTGTGGTCACCTCTTTCACCTCAGGTGTGTTGATCCGTGGTTAAGATTGCATCCCACTTGTCCGGTCTGTCGAACGTCTCCCATCCCGACTCCCCTGTCTACCCCTCTGGCTGAGGTGGTTCCACTGGCAAGCAGGAGAGATTGA